In the Oryzias latipes chromosome 23, ASM223467v1 genome, one interval contains:
- the LOC101169895 gene encoding tetraspanin-9, with product MARGCICCVKYMLFLFNLLFWLGGCGLLGVGVWLSVSQGSFATLSPSFPSLSAANLIITLGTVVMVTGFLGCLGAIKENKCLLLSFFIVLLIILLAELILLILFFVYTDKVSENAKRDLKEGLVLYTTENNAGLKDAWNAIQGEWMCCGVVRHDDWYAALQENVVPDSCCQQVHPGCGRNASNIFWKRGCYEKMEEWLDDNKHLLGTIAMCVLVIQLLGMAFSMTLYQQIHRTGKKFEA from the exons ATGGCGCGCGGCTGCATCTGCTGCGTGAAGTACATGCTCTTCCTCTTCAACCTGCTTTTCTGG CTGGGGGGCTGTGGACTCCTGGGGGTCGGCGTGTGGCTGTCAGTTTCTCAGGGCAGCTTCGCCACCCTGTCCCCCTCCTTCCCCTCGCTGTCCGCCGCAAACCTCATCATCACCCTGGGCACGGTCGTCATGGTAACGGGTTTCCTGGGTTGTCTGGGTGCCATCAAGGAGAACAAATGCCTTCTTCTGAGT TTCTTCATCGTTCTGTTGATCATCCTCTTGGCGGAACtgatcctcctcatcctcttttTTGTATACACCGATAAG GTGAGTGAAAACGCCAAGCGGGACCTGAAAGAAGGGCTGGTTCTGTACACCACTGAAAACAACGCCGGACTGAAAGACGCCTGGAACGCCATTCAGGGAGAG TGGATGTGCTGCGGCGTGGTGAGGCATGACGACTGGTACGCCGCCCTGCAGGAGAACGTGGTTCCCGACAGCTGCTGCCAGCAGGTTCACCCCGGCTGCGGCAGGAACGCCTCCAACATCTTCTGGAAGCGG GGCTGCTACGAGAAGATGGAGGAGTGGCTGGATGACAACAAACACCTTCTGGGAACCATCGCCATGTGCGTGCTGGTCATACAG CTGCTCGGCATGGCCTTCTCCATGACTCTCTACCAGCAGATCCATCGAACAGGAAAGAAGTTTGAAGCCTGA
- the LOC105357121 gene encoding RAD51-associated protein 1-like, with amino-acid sequence MTTINPNLHPLFAFPHPESDFSEPSESEYEEFTVKKPTKTKKKDKVSTKDRIKPDPTSEKDKQPLKPSKTKPEAAGWFQQLTLSILLTFVTKTLKNILAASKPVKSLPTSKPTPTRPPSTKPSSFLSPAVGRVPKWNPPGPASVRINTFTFSSGLPFPARIICLLNIFSQRAWIVRYSPLVKSPSQGLRLGLSRLVRVKPLHPSIASH; translated from the exons ATGACGACTATCAACCCAAACTTACACCCG ctctttgcttttccACATCCAGAAAGTGATTTCAGTGAGCCATCTGAGAGTGAGTATGAAGAATTCACAGTCAAGAAACCCACAAAGACCAAAAAGAAGGACAAAGTCTCCACCAAAGACAGAATCAAACCAGATCCCACttctgaaaaagacaaacaaccgTTGAAACCATCAAAGACGAAGCCTGAAGCAGCAGGTTGGTTTCAACAGCTGACGCTTTCCATCCTCTTGACTTTTGTTActaagactttaaaaaatattttagctgCTTCCAAACCGGTAAAAAGTCTTCCAACATCCAAACCGACACCCACCAGACCCCCTTCCACAAAGCCTTCATCCTTTCTGAGCCCAGCAGTGGGGAGAGTACCCAAGTGGAACCCACCAGGTCCAGCTTCAGTGAGAATCAATACATTTACTTTTTCG TCAGGATTACCTTTCCCAGCTCGGATTATTTGCCTACTGAATATATTTTCCCAAAGAGCTTGGATCGTCCGGTACAGTCCACTGGTGAAGTCACCCAGCCAGGGGCTGCGACTTGGACTGTCCCGCCTAGTCCGAGTCAAACCGCTCCATCCCAGCATTGCGAGTCACTAA